One genomic segment of Sorex araneus isolate mSorAra2 chromosome X, mSorAra2.pri, whole genome shotgun sequence includes these proteins:
- the RPL31 gene encoding 60S ribosomal protein L31, which yields MAPAKKGGEKKKGRSAINEVVTREYTINIHKRIHGVGFKKRAPRALKEIRKFAMKEMGTPDVRIDTRLNKAVWAKGIRNVPYRIRVRLSRKRNEDEDSPNKLYTLVTYVPVTTFKNLQTVNVDEN from the exons ATGGCGCCCGCTAAGAAGGGCGGCGAGAAAAAGAAGGGCCGCTCGGCCATCAACGAAGTGGTGACGCGCGAGTACACCATCAACATCCACAAGCGCATCCACGGCGT GGGCTTCAAGAAGCGCGCGCCCCGGGCACTCAAGGAGATCCGCAAGTTCGCCATGAAGGAGATGGGCACCCCTGACGTGCGCATCGATACGCGGCTCAACAAGGCCGTCTGGGCCAAGGGCATCAG GAATGTCCCATACCGGATCCGTGTACGTTTGTCCAGAAAGCGTAACGAGGACGAAGATTCACCAAACAAACTTTACACCCTGGTTACCTATGTGCCCGTCACCACATTCAAAA ATCTGCAGACAGTCAATGTGGATGAGAACTAA